Proteins found in one Nostoc sp. NIES-3756 genomic segment:
- a CDS encoding Uma2 family endonuclease — MVQSLLNLMTVDKFLDWYPENSQQRYELHNGVIIKMPPPTGDHELVIAFLVRQILLECARLGQPYDIPKTGFVQSTESEYAFLPDVLLLNRSNLVNEPLWRNKSTVSQALSVPLVIEVVSTNWRDDYFTKLGQYEAIGIPEYWIVDYAALGGRKFIGNPKQPTISIYSLVEGEYQVKQFQNGDRIESPTFPDLNLTAEQIFQAATAY, encoded by the coding sequence ATGGTTCAGTCGCTACTAAATCTTATGACTGTTGATAAGTTTCTGGACTGGTATCCAGAAAACTCACAGCAACGCTATGAACTACATAACGGAGTAATTATTAAAATGCCTCCACCAACAGGTGATCATGAGTTAGTTATTGCATTTTTAGTTAGGCAAATTTTGCTAGAGTGCGCCCGACTGGGACAGCCTTATGACATTCCCAAAACAGGATTTGTACAGTCAACGGAAAGTGAATATGCCTTTTTACCTGATGTACTGCTGTTGAATCGTTCTAATTTAGTCAACGAACCATTGTGGAGAAATAAATCAACTGTTTCTCAAGCCTTATCAGTCCCATTGGTAATAGAGGTTGTCAGTACAAACTGGCGTGATGATTATTTCACTAAACTTGGTCAGTATGAGGCTATTGGCATCCCAGAATACTGGATTGTCGATTATGCGGCTTTGGGTGGGAGAAAATTTATTGGTAATCCTAAACAACCAACTATCTCGATTTATTCATTAGTAGAGGGAGAATATCAAGTTAAGCAATTCCAAAATGGCGATCGCATCGAATCACCAACTTTTCCAGACTTAAATCTAACTGCTGAACAAATTTTTCAAGCTGCAACTGCCTATTAA
- a CDS encoding DUF5331 domain-containing protein — MDIQGLRQSLKIKWLSYYEQNRSWLVKMRVWATYNGLRRPSSGFILATLSALEPEFEQVLTFIMELNNDPDEIVAALGLNFNPDTELRLTQQDSHQQQQTDSKATASNGLAVNTQYSESTPMLSLVQKPERSLTDNRNVNSQRAIGYTSPKINTVNANGNKIYSQPALQSLSDRHNLSPVLITDDPVKPTPTSLKLALAKTTPQNSKILRVLEITTKVPGQQKTLPLLKLATETTQNEQLNTITSTRKSNPSPNTNATTLASWVDEFCQGTGTN; from the coding sequence ATGGACATTCAGGGGCTGCGTCAATCCTTGAAAATAAAGTGGCTGAGTTATTACGAGCAAAATCGTTCTTGGTTGGTCAAAATGAGGGTTTGGGCTACTTATAATGGCCTGCGGCGGCCTTCATCTGGATTCATTTTGGCAACACTTTCTGCTTTAGAGCCAGAGTTTGAGCAGGTACTAACTTTTATTATGGAACTAAATAATGACCCAGATGAGATTGTTGCCGCTTTGGGGTTGAATTTTAATCCTGATACTGAGTTACGTTTAACACAACAAGATTCCCATCAACAGCAGCAAACTGACAGCAAAGCCACAGCCTCAAATGGTCTTGCTGTCAATACTCAATATTCCGAAAGTACGCCAATGCTTTCACTGGTGCAAAAACCTGAGCGATCGCTAACAGATAATAGGAATGTTAACAGTCAAAGGGCAATAGGCTATACTTCACCCAAGATTAACACAGTTAATGCGAATGGTAATAAAATATACTCTCAACCAGCATTACAATCTTTGAGCGATCGCCACAATTTATCACCAGTTCTAATTACAGATGATCCAGTCAAACCTACGCCAACCTCCCTGAAACTGGCCCTAGCAAAAACAACTCCGCAAAATAGCAAAATATTAAGGGTTTTAGAAATTACAACTAAAGTTCCAGGTCAACAAAAAACCCTACCTTTACTAAAGCTGGCTACAGAAACTACCCAAAATGAGCAATTAAACACAATAACATCTACCCGCAAATCCAACCCATCACCTAATACAAATGCCACTACTTTAGCCTCTTGGGTGGATGAATTTTGTCAGGGTACTGGTACTAATTAA
- a CDS encoding dynamin family protein, with translation MGEFEGLVGGLKSASGLLGLERTSKLYRDVMSVCDYLVNPNFRIAVFGPFNYGKSTLLNAMLGSRTLPIDLIPTTGAAITVKYGSSVRSRIMLVDGTEVYRSGTEVLQQFAILDGNRQMRQDVASVEVFCPHPFLETGVEFVDLPGTNDREEQDNLVKEQLLSADLVVQLLDARKLMTLGERENLRDWLLDRGIKTVIFVANFINLLEPEEQQQVQNRLRFVAESFRAELPPGFSNLYRVDALPALRARLKGDVAAASSSGLATFKAALQNVVGILQQNRGAVRLPRVQAIASQIQLSLKHKIDPLVNEIKSINDKQNAKFEIKQKAHDLIGRGFAASVKELRDWLYLPNLLSKYQSDASVALAENNFKSWQTNKLKKDLQDLQLAIVKWLYQAYDFFQEERPEDLSIPFPSEPTITLPPKPENTDTWSEPGSIAVGGGIGWLIGGPVGAAVVGSISYLLNKNVQKQDDDVAQESYHQQVAKLCIAATEDYFSQLSNQGLSILAAYERQADRVICFKVSQEPQEITKKREELQKLQKGFNQLINELEKLKINSQHQPYTEIPKPQQTPPRQKERVYASPPKETTEKKVEPPRQQVSTPPPPKPPSSPNPSQQQETTEKKVEPPRQQVYTSPPPKPPFPNPAELEAKFRNWELDEEIAQMKAKIGFSSSQNHQQTVKPPKNQAEKDKIALAYKILELPQSASLADVKQAYRNLVKKWHPDLFVGKPQLQKQAQEKMHLVNEAYNILSSL, from the coding sequence ATGGGGGAGTTTGAGGGTTTAGTTGGTGGGTTGAAGTCTGCGTCTGGGTTGTTAGGGTTGGAGAGGACATCAAAGCTGTATCGAGATGTGATGTCTGTTTGTGATTATCTGGTTAATCCTAATTTTCGGATTGCGGTTTTTGGGCCTTTTAATTATGGTAAGTCTACTTTGTTAAATGCCATGTTGGGGAGTCGGACTTTACCTATTGATTTGATTCCGACTACTGGCGCGGCGATTACGGTGAAGTATGGTTCTAGTGTGCGATCGCGTATTATGTTGGTAGACGGTACAGAAGTCTATCGCAGTGGTACAGAGGTTTTACAGCAGTTTGCTATCCTTGATGGTAATCGACAAATGCGTCAAGATGTGGCATCTGTAGAAGTGTTTTGTCCTCATCCGTTCTTGGAAACTGGGGTGGAGTTTGTTGATTTACCAGGAACGAATGACCGGGAGGAGCAGGATAATTTAGTTAAGGAACAACTTTTAAGTGCAGATTTAGTAGTGCAGTTACTTGATGCACGTAAGTTGATGACTCTGGGTGAACGGGAAAATCTGCGAGATTGGTTATTGGATAGGGGTATTAAGACAGTTATATTTGTTGCTAATTTCATTAATTTACTAGAACCAGAGGAACAACAACAGGTACAAAATCGCTTGCGGTTTGTGGCTGAGAGTTTCCGTGCTGAGTTACCACCAGGATTTAGTAATTTATATCGTGTGGATGCTTTACCAGCTTTACGCGCCAGATTAAAAGGTGATGTAGCGGCGGCGAGTTCTAGCGGTTTGGCGACTTTTAAAGCAGCATTGCAAAATGTTGTGGGTATTTTACAACAAAATCGGGGTGCTGTGAGGTTGCCGCGAGTGCAGGCGATCGCATCTCAAATACAATTATCATTAAAACATAAAATTGATCCACTTGTTAATGAAATTAAATCTATTAATGATAAGCAAAATGCTAAGTTTGAGATTAAACAAAAAGCCCACGATTTAATTGGGCGTGGCTTTGCTGCGAGTGTGAAAGAATTACGTGATTGGCTATATTTACCTAATCTACTTAGCAAATATCAATCTGATGCCTCTGTAGCTTTGGCAGAGAATAATTTTAAATCTTGGCAAACAAATAAATTAAAGAAAGACCTACAAGATTTACAATTAGCAATAGTTAAATGGCTTTATCAAGCATACGACTTTTTTCAAGAAGAAAGACCGGAAGATTTATCAATTCCTTTCCCTAGCGAACCAACTATTACATTACCACCTAAGCCAGAGAATACTGATACCTGGAGTGAACCCGGTTCAATTGCTGTAGGTGGTGGTATTGGGTGGTTAATAGGTGGGCCTGTGGGTGCGGCTGTAGTTGGGAGTATTTCTTATCTATTAAACAAAAATGTCCAGAAACAAGATGATGATGTCGCTCAAGAATCTTATCATCAACAAGTAGCTAAACTTTGTATCGCTGCAACCGAAGATTATTTTTCTCAGTTAAGTAATCAAGGTTTATCAATCTTGGCTGCATATGAACGCCAAGCCGATAGAGTAATTTGTTTTAAAGTTAGTCAAGAACCGCAGGAAATTACTAAAAAACGTGAAGAATTACAGAAATTACAAAAGGGGTTTAACCAATTAATAAATGAGTTAGAGAAACTAAAAATAAATTCTCAACATCAGCCTTATACAGAAATACCCAAACCTCAACAAACACCTCCTCGACAAAAGGAACGGGTTTATGCTTCCCCGCCGAAAGAGACAACTGAGAAGAAAGTAGAACCGCCACGACAGCAAGTATCTACTCCCCCACCACCAAAACCGCCTTCTTCTCCCAACCCTTCTCAGCAGCAAGAGACGACTGAGAAGAAAGTAGAACCACCACGACAGCAAGTATATACTTCCCCACCACCAAAACCGCCTTTTCCTAACCCAGCAGAGTTAGAAGCAAAGTTCCGTAACTGGGAACTGGATGAGGAAATAGCGCAAATGAAAGCAAAAATAGGTTTTTCTAGCTCTCAGAATCATCAGCAAACTGTTAAACCACCCAAAAATCAAGCCGAAAAGGATAAAATTGCTCTTGCTTATAAGATTTTAGAGTTACCACAAAGTGCATCCTTGGCTGATGTCAAACAAGCTTACCGTAATTTAGTGAAAAAATGGCATCCAGATTTGTTTGTTGGTAAGCCACAACTGCAAAAGCAGGCGCAAGAGAAGATGCACTTGGTCAATGAGGCTTATAATATCTTGTCCAGCCTTTAA
- a CDS encoding dynamin family protein — translation MVNQVATDKFIQDLERVAQVRSEIAVSLQRLSQTISQAELAGDTSSGKLSLERDLEDISAASNNLKKGVFRLLVLGDMKRGKSTFLNALIGENLLPSDVNPCTAVLTVLRYGPEKKVTIHFNDGKSPLVLDFQNFKYKYTIDPAEAKKLEQEKKQAFPDVDYAVVEYPLSLLEKGIEIVDSPGLNDTEARNELSLGYVNNCHAILFVMRASQPCTLGERRYLENYIKGRGLSVFFLINAWDQVKESLIDPDDVEELKAAEDRLRQVFKANLSEYCYVDGHDIYDERVFELSSIQALRRRLKNPQADLSGTGFSEFMASLNIFLTRERAIAELRQARTLARQAVNHTREAIGRRLPLLDHDVDELKKRIDSVEPEFTKLNNIRDQFQKEIFTTRDTQARKVSESFRSYVLNLGNTFESDFLRYQPELNLLDFLSNGKREAFNAALQKAFEQYMTDKFAAWTLTAEKDINVAFKELSYSASQYGASYNQVTDRITEKLTGQKVIINPTTNTEDDNSPAWAKWAMGLLSLTRGNLAGVALAGAGFDWKNILLNYFTVIGIGGIITAVTGVFLGPIGFALLGLGVGFLQADQARKELVKTAKKELVKYLPQVAHEQSQTVYDAVKECFDAYEREVSKRINDDITARKSELDNLLKQKETREINREGELRRFKSLQEDVIAQLQKIESAYSNLLAYYG, via the coding sequence GTGGTTAATCAAGTAGCAACTGATAAATTTATTCAAGATTTGGAACGTGTAGCTCAAGTACGTTCAGAAATTGCTGTATCTTTACAAAGATTATCTCAAACAATTAGTCAAGCTGAGTTAGCCGGGGATACATCATCAGGTAAGCTCAGTTTAGAACGAGATTTAGAGGATATTTCTGCTGCTAGTAATAACTTGAAAAAAGGTGTGTTTCGTCTGCTCGTATTAGGCGATATGAAGCGGGGTAAAAGTACATTCCTTAATGCTTTAATTGGGGAGAATTTACTACCTAGTGATGTTAACCCCTGTACGGCAGTCTTAACAGTATTGCGTTACGGGCCAGAGAAAAAAGTTACAATTCATTTTAATGATGGTAAAAGTCCACTAGTTCTAGATTTTCAAAATTTTAAATATAAATATACAATTGACCCTGCCGAAGCAAAAAAGTTAGAGCAAGAGAAAAAACAAGCTTTTCCTGATGTTGATTATGCAGTGGTGGAATATCCTTTAAGTTTATTAGAAAAAGGAATTGAAATTGTTGATAGTCCTGGGTTAAATGACACGGAAGCACGAAATGAATTATCCTTGGGATACGTGAATAATTGTCATGCTATTCTATTTGTGATGAGAGCTTCCCAACCTTGTACTTTGGGTGAGCGTCGCTATTTAGAAAACTATATTAAAGGTAGAGGTTTATCGGTTTTCTTCTTAATTAATGCTTGGGATCAGGTGAAGGAATCATTAATTGATCCTGATGATGTAGAAGAATTAAAAGCGGCGGAAGATAGATTACGCCAAGTATTTAAAGCCAATTTATCAGAATATTGTTATGTAGATGGTCACGATATTTATGATGAGAGGGTGTTTGAGTTGTCATCAATTCAAGCACTGCGGCGGCGGTTGAAAAATCCCCAAGCTGACTTATCCGGGACTGGCTTCTCTGAGTTTATGGCTAGTCTAAATATATTTCTTACTAGAGAAAGGGCGATCGCAGAACTAAGACAAGCAAGAACATTAGCTAGACAAGCCGTTAACCACACCCGCGAAGCCATTGGTAGAAGGCTACCCTTACTAGATCATGATGTTGATGAGTTGAAAAAACGTATTGATTCTGTTGAGCCGGAGTTTACTAAACTTAACAACATTCGTGACCAATTTCAAAAGGAAATTTTCACTACCAGAGATACTCAAGCAAGAAAAGTTTCAGAATCTTTCCGCAGCTATGTATTAAATTTGGGTAATACTTTTGAAAGTGATTTCCTCCGCTATCAACCAGAGTTAAACCTGTTGGATTTCCTCAGCAATGGTAAGAGGGAAGCATTTAACGCTGCACTACAAAAAGCTTTTGAACAATACATGACTGATAAGTTCGCCGCATGGACTTTAACTGCTGAGAAAGATATTAATGTGGCGTTTAAGGAACTGTCATACAGTGCTTCTCAATACGGTGCATCTTACAACCAAGTAACAGATAGAATTACAGAAAAACTCACAGGACAAAAAGTAATAATTAACCCTACTACGAATACAGAAGATGATAACTCACCCGCGTGGGCAAAATGGGCAATGGGTTTGTTATCTTTGACTCGTGGAAATTTAGCTGGTGTAGCCTTAGCTGGTGCTGGTTTTGATTGGAAAAATATTCTCTTAAACTATTTCACAGTGATAGGTATCGGGGGAATAATTACAGCCGTCACAGGAGTATTTTTAGGCCCTATTGGCTTTGCATTACTTGGCTTGGGTGTGGGATTCCTGCAAGCAGATCAAGCGCGGAAGGAGTTAGTTAAAACTGCTAAGAAAGAGTTGGTGAAATATCTCCCGCAGGTAGCACATGAACAATCGCAAACTGTATATGATGCGGTGAAGGAATGTTTTGATGCTTATGAACGTGAGGTGAGTAAGCGAATTAATGATGATATTACTGCGCGTAAATCTGAGTTGGATAATTTACTCAAGCAGAAGGAGACAAGGGAAATTAATCGAGAAGGTGAGTTACGGAGGTTTAAGAGTTTGCAGGAGGATGTGATAGCACAGTTGCAAAAGATTGAGTCTGCTTATAGTAATTTGTTGGCTTATTATGGGTAG
- a CDS encoding peptidoglycan-binding protein — protein sequence MDTLAYLHLAETYGASTKEVSLPEISCSKNHGALMLAVSLTMGSLSGYLPVTAALKKGHRNAQVVSLQQKLRATGYFQQAPTGYYGPLTEAAVKRFQQAHGLKADGVAGPATLAALESNIGVSDSTITPPQAVETKSALKKGDISDRVISLQEKLQADGYYNGDITGIFDDATQAAVIQFQQANSLVTDGIVGRQTSSVLESSSRKLAISLPQKTTLKPLLAEEPQKPQNQPEIAPQSSTPPDASQKMRLIKTISGQISPKSVVYSGNGLFFAQNMMYNHTITVYNRDYELVKVIPDAVDLSKYGHSKYKGKYRGSPVEASFSHNGKYAWVSNYQMYGTGFNNPGDDKCNPSQNTDKSFLYRIDTETLEIDRVIPVGSVPKFVATSGDGNLVLVSNWCSWDLSVVDTNENREIKRIPLGRYPRGIAVDAASENAYVAVMGSYDIAKVNLKDFSVDWLKNIGRSPRHLNLDPSGKYLYTSLNGEGKIAKISLSEGRVVKKITSGDAPRSMVLSADGEVLYVVNYGEDTVSKIRTSDMKILQKIKVEPNPIGITYDPKTREVWVACYSGNIMVFQD from the coding sequence ATGGATACACTTGCTTATTTGCATTTAGCTGAGACTTATGGAGCATCTACCAAAGAAGTATCTTTACCGGAAATATCTTGCTCAAAGAATCACGGAGCATTGATGCTGGCGGTTTCTTTGACTATGGGTTCTTTAAGTGGGTATCTTCCTGTTACGGCTGCTTTGAAAAAAGGTCACAGAAATGCTCAGGTGGTATCACTCCAGCAAAAGCTGAGAGCTACAGGATATTTTCAGCAAGCTCCTACAGGATATTATGGGCCTTTAACTGAAGCGGCTGTAAAGAGATTTCAACAAGCTCATGGGTTAAAAGCTGATGGTGTTGCTGGGCCAGCAACCTTAGCTGCATTAGAATCTAATATTGGTGTATCCGATTCTACTATCACACCCCCTCAAGCAGTAGAAACTAAGTCGGCTCTAAAAAAAGGTGATATTAGCGATCGCGTCATCTCTTTGCAAGAAAAATTACAAGCTGATGGATACTATAATGGGGATATTACAGGCATTTTTGATGATGCAACTCAAGCAGCCGTTATCCAATTTCAGCAAGCTAATAGCCTAGTTACTGATGGTATTGTTGGCAGACAAACATCATCAGTTTTAGAATCAAGTTCGAGAAAATTAGCTATTTCACTACCCCAAAAAACTACTCTCAAACCTTTATTAGCTGAGGAACCCCAAAAGCCACAAAATCAGCCAGAAATAGCACCTCAATCATCTACGCCTCCTGACGCTTCACAAAAAATGAGGCTGATAAAAACTATTTCTGGGCAAATTTCACCTAAATCTGTGGTTTATTCGGGCAATGGTTTATTTTTTGCCCAAAATATGATGTATAACCACACAATTACTGTGTATAACCGTGACTATGAACTAGTCAAAGTTATTCCCGATGCTGTGGATTTATCTAAATATGGACATTCCAAATATAAAGGTAAGTATAGAGGCTCACCAGTAGAAGCTAGTTTTTCTCATAATGGCAAGTATGCTTGGGTGTCTAACTATCAAATGTATGGGACTGGCTTTAACAACCCTGGTGATGATAAATGTAATCCATCTCAGAATACAGACAAAAGTTTCTTATATCGCATTGATACAGAAACTTTGGAAATTGACCGAGTTATCCCCGTTGGTTCTGTACCGAAATTTGTAGCTACATCTGGTGATGGAAACCTAGTATTAGTTAGTAACTGGTGTTCCTGGGATTTAAGTGTAGTAGATACTAATGAAAACCGGGAAATCAAAAGGATTCCACTAGGTCGATATCCTCGCGGAATTGCTGTTGATGCAGCTTCAGAAAACGCCTATGTTGCTGTGATGGGTTCTTACGATATTGCTAAAGTTAACTTAAAAGATTTTTCTGTAGATTGGCTGAAAAATATAGGTCGTTCACCACGACATTTGAATCTTGACCCATCAGGTAAATATCTTTATACTTCCTTAAATGGTGAAGGTAAAATTGCCAAGATTAGTTTATCTGAAGGGAGAGTAGTCAAAAAAATAACTTCAGGTGATGCTCCAAGAAGTATGGTTTTATCGGCTGATGGTGAAGTGCTTTATGTTGTGAATTACGGCGAAGATACAGTTAGTAAAATTCGTACTAGTGACATGAAGATTTTACAAAAAATTAAAGTAGAACCTAACCCTATAGGAATTACTTACGATCCAAAAACTAGAGAAGTTTGGGTAGCTTGTTATTCTGGAAATATTATGGTTTTTCAAGATTAG
- the egtC gene encoding ergothioneine biosynthesis protein EgtC, with the protein MCRLIGYLGNSIQLDELVYTKEHSLYEQSYNSLELKSGVVCADGVGIGWYDEAAKSFIYRNTIPLWNDTNLQELSQYIQSNCIVGYARLAGIGESLDISNCQPFRSGKLLFVHNGEISSFPQTLYRPIRDSLSDSTYNLIKGVTDSEHIFALLVEMWQSSPDTTLLSAIDSTLQKLTELAQKYDTSFSANMIVSDGQAIAAVRYAYGTQAPTLYWSYDNESHAKGVIVASEPLSQHNWVAFQEQSILLVEADSLMPKIIPWEKYA; encoded by the coding sequence ATGTGTAGATTAATTGGCTATCTTGGCAACAGCATTCAATTAGATGAATTGGTATATACAAAAGAACATTCTCTGTATGAACAAAGCTATAATTCTCTGGAACTAAAATCCGGCGTTGTATGTGCCGATGGCGTTGGTATAGGCTGGTATGATGAAGCGGCAAAATCATTTATTTACCGTAATACTATCCCTCTTTGGAACGATACAAATTTGCAAGAGTTAAGCCAATATATACAATCTAATTGCATTGTGGGTTATGCAAGATTAGCAGGAATAGGTGAATCTCTTGACATTAGTAACTGTCAACCTTTCCGTAGCGGTAAACTTTTATTTGTCCATAATGGAGAAATATCGAGTTTTCCACAGACACTTTATAGACCAATACGTGATAGCCTTTCAGATTCAACATACAATTTGATTAAAGGTGTGACTGATTCTGAACATATTTTTGCACTACTAGTAGAAATGTGGCAGTCATCACCAGACACGACTCTTTTATCAGCTATAGATAGCACACTGCAAAAATTGACTGAGTTAGCGCAAAAATACGATACCAGCTTTAGTGCAAATATGATTGTTAGCGATGGGCAAGCGATCGCAGCAGTGCGCTATGCTTATGGTACACAAGCACCCACTCTCTATTGGTCTTATGACAATGAAAGTCATGCAAAGGGAGTGATTGTTGCATCAGAACCTTTATCCCAGCACAATTGGGTAGCTTTTCAAGAACAAAGCATTTTATTAGTTGAAGCAGATTCTTTAATGCCAAAAATTATACCTTGGGAGAAATATGCTTAG
- a CDS encoding (2Fe-2S) ferredoxin domain-containing protein — MTDITQPSNSLVTEPSTPRCVRVCQNRTCKKQGAKEVLAAFEALPVADVSVMGSSCLGQCGNGPMVLILPDMVWYSGVQPQEVRLLVEQHLLGGQKVKQMLYYRFHPQK, encoded by the coding sequence ATGACAGATATCACGCAACCATCAAACTCACTCGTCACAGAACCATCCACTCCCAGATGTGTAAGGGTTTGTCAAAATCGCACCTGTAAAAAGCAAGGTGCAAAAGAGGTGTTAGCAGCTTTTGAGGCTTTGCCAGTTGCAGATGTGAGTGTAATGGGTAGCAGTTGCTTAGGGCAGTGTGGTAACGGGCCGATGGTACTGATTTTGCCGGATATGGTTTGGTATAGCGGTGTTCAACCTCAGGAAGTACGTCTGTTGGTAGAACAACACTTATTAGGTGGTCAAAAGGTCAAGCAGATGCTCTATTATCGGTTTCATCCGCAAAAATAG
- a CDS encoding cysteine synthase A, whose translation MDIKNGFVGTIGNTPLIRLNSFSEETGCEILAKAEFLNPGGSVKDRAALYIIKDAEEKGLLKPGGTVVEGTAGNTGIGLAHICNAKGYKCLIIIPNTQSQEKIDALTALGAEVRPVPAVPYKDPNNYVKLSGRIAAELDNAIWANQFDNLANRRAHYETTGPEIWTQTDGKVDGWVAATGTGGTFAGVAMYLKEKNPAVKCVVADPLGSGLYSYIKTGEIKIEGNSITEGIGNSRVTANMQDVPTDDAIQVDDKEALRVVYQLLRKDGLLMGGSTGINVGAAVALAKQLGPGHTIVTILCDSGSRYQSRIFNREWLASKGLSVD comes from the coding sequence ATGGATATCAAAAATGGCTTCGTAGGCACTATTGGCAACACACCACTGATTCGCTTGAATAGTTTTAGTGAAGAAACAGGGTGTGAAATTTTAGCTAAAGCAGAATTTCTCAACCCTGGTGGTTCAGTTAAAGACCGTGCTGCACTTTACATCATCAAAGATGCAGAAGAAAAAGGCTTACTCAAACCCGGCGGAACCGTTGTAGAAGGAACGGCTGGTAATACAGGTATTGGACTGGCGCATATTTGTAATGCCAAAGGCTACAAATGCCTCATCATTATTCCTAACACCCAATCACAAGAAAAAATTGACGCACTCACAGCTTTAGGCGCGGAAGTTCGTCCCGTGCCGGCTGTACCTTACAAAGACCCAAATAACTACGTCAAACTCTCTGGGAGAATCGCTGCTGAGTTAGACAATGCCATTTGGGCAAATCAGTTTGACAATTTAGCAAACCGCCGCGCTCACTACGAAACCACAGGCCCAGAAATCTGGACACAAACAGATGGTAAAGTTGATGGCTGGGTAGCGGCAACTGGTACTGGTGGTACATTTGCTGGTGTAGCCATGTACCTGAAAGAAAAAAATCCAGCCGTTAAATGTGTTGTAGCCGACCCACTAGGTAGCGGACTGTACAGCTACATTAAAACTGGGGAAATCAAGATAGAGGGAAATTCTATCACCGAAGGTATTGGTAACAGCCGCGTCACAGCTAATATGCAGGACGTACCAACTGACGATGCCATCCAAGTAGATGACAAGGAAGCTTTGCGAGTAGTTTACCAACTGCTACGAAAAGATGGCTTATTAATGGGTGGTTCGACTGGTATTAATGTAGGGGCGGCTGTGGCTTTGGCCAAGCAATTGGGGCCTGGTCACACCATTGTTACCATTCTATGTGATAGTGGTTCCCGCTATCAGTCACGTATATTCAACCGCGAATGGTTGGCTTCTAAAGGACTATCTGTAGATTAG
- a CDS encoding DUF3040 domain-containing protein produces the protein MTSPSDRNQEIEQRERKLREKEVELRLREMEQQMNNNDVPFLKTVKYQPEQKPWMKKVILGGKLFALGVAALIAVRVASVLAGFIIVAVLGWVSYQLFFVSRKKS, from the coding sequence ATGACATCTCCAAGCGATCGCAATCAAGAAATTGAGCAACGGGAACGCAAGCTGCGAGAGAAGGAAGTAGAATTGCGGCTGCGGGAAATGGAACAGCAAATGAATAATAATGATGTTCCTTTCCTGAAAACTGTGAAGTATCAGCCAGAACAAAAACCCTGGATGAAAAAAGTGATTCTGGGTGGAAAATTGTTTGCTTTGGGTGTGGCGGCGTTAATTGCAGTAAGAGTTGCTTCGGTTTTAGCTGGGTTCATTATTGTTGCTGTTCTGGGATGGGTATCTTATCAACTATTTTTTGTGTCTCGAAAAAAATCTTAA
- a CDS encoding YtxH domain-containing protein, producing the protein MSNNRSGVFIGGVMLGATIGALAGLLAAPRTGRETRKLLKKSADAIPELAEDLSTSVQIQADRLSANALRNWDETLDRLRDAIAAGIDASQRESQVIKRQQPSPESDSLTEELERP; encoded by the coding sequence ATGTCTAATAACCGTTCTGGAGTATTTATTGGCGGTGTGATGCTGGGAGCTACTATAGGTGCCTTAGCAGGTTTACTTGCAGCTCCACGCACAGGGCGTGAAACTCGCAAACTTTTAAAAAAATCTGCTGATGCAATTCCCGAATTGGCAGAAGATTTATCAACTAGTGTCCAAATTCAAGCAGATAGGCTTTCTGCTAACGCTTTACGCAACTGGGATGAAACCTTGGATAGATTACGGGATGCGATCGCGGCTGGTATTGATGCTAGTCAGCGTGAAAGCCAAGTAATAAAGCGTCAACAACCAAGCCCTGAATCTGATTCGCTGACTGAAGAATTAGAACGACCATAA